In the genome of Microbacterium endophyticum, one region contains:
- the radA gene encoding DNA repair protein RadA — MATRKSTVAPYRCTECGWTTSKWAGRCGECQQWGTVVEVSQQSGIVRGVTAVAPGASRAARPITELDSQDTPRRTTGVAEFDRVLGGGIVPGAAILLSGEPGVGKSTLLLDVAAKSARSGRRVLYASGEESTSQVRLRAERTGGLHDELYLASETDLATILGHIDEVSPELVIVDSVQTVSSALSDGAAGHPSQVREVASALIRVAKDRGIPIVLVGHVTKDGSIAGPRVLEHLVDVVCHFEGDRHTSLRFVRAQKNRFGPTDEVGCFEMSGAGIVEVPDPSGLFISRGEPVAGTCVAVAMEGRRALPVEVQALTVHTTAPNPRRVVNGVDSSRVAMILAVLERRGGIKLSDQDVYVSTVGGVRLTEPAADLAIAIAIAGALRERAVRHDVAAIGELSLAGEVRPVSQASQRRAEAERLGFRTVVDEASVNLQGALQAIAARGMPAPKSAARDRVDVPEF, encoded by the coding sequence ATGGCCACACGTAAGAGCACCGTCGCGCCCTACCGGTGTACCGAATGCGGGTGGACCACGTCCAAATGGGCCGGACGCTGCGGCGAGTGCCAGCAGTGGGGCACCGTCGTCGAGGTATCTCAGCAGTCAGGCATCGTTCGCGGCGTGACCGCCGTCGCGCCGGGTGCAAGCCGGGCCGCGCGCCCCATCACCGAGCTCGACTCACAGGACACTCCTCGCCGAACGACCGGTGTGGCTGAGTTTGATCGCGTGCTCGGTGGCGGCATCGTTCCGGGCGCCGCAATACTTCTTTCCGGTGAACCCGGCGTCGGCAAATCAACGCTTCTGCTTGATGTGGCCGCCAAGAGCGCTCGCTCTGGCCGCCGGGTCCTCTACGCCAGCGGTGAAGAGTCGACGTCTCAGGTGCGTCTGCGCGCTGAACGCACCGGAGGGCTCCACGACGAGCTGTACCTCGCGAGCGAAACCGACCTCGCCACGATCCTCGGCCACATCGACGAAGTCTCCCCCGAGCTCGTCATCGTCGACTCTGTCCAGACGGTTTCGTCGGCGCTGTCTGATGGGGCAGCGGGTCATCCGTCGCAGGTGCGGGAGGTGGCATCCGCTCTCATTCGGGTGGCGAAAGACCGGGGCATTCCTATCGTGCTGGTGGGCCATGTCACGAAAGACGGCTCGATCGCCGGGCCCCGCGTGCTCGAGCACCTCGTCGATGTCGTCTGTCACTTCGAGGGTGACCGCCACACGTCGCTGCGATTCGTGCGTGCGCAGAAAAACCGCTTCGGGCCAACCGATGAGGTCGGCTGCTTCGAAATGAGTGGCGCTGGGATCGTTGAAGTCCCCGACCCCAGCGGGCTCTTCATCAGCCGAGGCGAACCCGTCGCCGGAACCTGCGTCGCCGTCGCAATGGAGGGCCGCCGCGCGCTTCCCGTCGAGGTGCAGGCGCTCACTGTGCACACCACAGCGCCCAACCCCCGGCGCGTGGTGAACGGGGTCGACTCCTCGCGCGTCGCGATGATCTTGGCCGTACTCGAACGCCGCGGCGGCATCAAACTTTCCGACCAAGACGTCTACGTTTCCACGGTCGGCGGAGTGCGCCTCACCGAGCCCGCCGCCGACCTCGCCATTGCGATCGCGATCGCAGGGGCACTCCGCGAGCGCGCCGTGCGGCACGACGTTGCCGCCATCGGCGAGCTCAGCTTGGCGGGCGAAGTGCGCCCGGTGTCGCAAGCATCGCAGCGGCGTGCTGAGGCGGAACGGTTAGGGTTCCGAACTGTTGTGGATGAGGCATCCGTCAACCTGCAGGGTGCTCTGCAGGCCATCGCTGCTCGCGGTATGCCCGCGCCGAAGTCGGCCGCCCGCGACCGCGTCGATGTTCCGGAGTTCTAA
- a CDS encoding dehydrogenase produces the protein MASGKKRKNKAASQEFRNTALSDALQTQDMAAVAFALRHGPTVVPLLRQGSRDDPRDAGEVWTYRDPNSGDIALLLFSDATHKPETLPPAVALQSPEWLLAFLATHGEQITTVFFDIAGPHAMQATPADLIEALGA, from the coding sequence ATGGCCTCGGGAAAGAAGCGAAAGAACAAGGCTGCGTCGCAAGAGTTTCGCAACACCGCGTTGAGTGACGCGTTGCAGACGCAAGACATGGCCGCCGTGGCGTTTGCACTGCGGCACGGCCCGACAGTAGTTCCGCTGCTACGCCAGGGATCACGCGACGACCCGCGTGACGCGGGCGAAGTTTGGACGTATCGCGACCCAAACTCCGGCGATATTGCACTACTGCTCTTCAGTGACGCGACACACAAGCCCGAAACTCTTCCGCCGGCGGTCGCGCTGCAGTCACCCGAATGGCTTCTCGCATTTCTCGCGACGCATGGCGAGCAGATCACGACGGTGTTCTTCGACATCGCCGGCCCCCACGCGATGCAAGCGACGCCGGCCGACCTGATCGAAGCGCTCGGCGCTTAG
- a CDS encoding amino-acid N-acetyltransferase, producing MSTFTIRPARASDVRAIHALLEPHVQRRILLGKDLVVLYESVQQFLIAESDEGRLIGFGALHVMWEDLGEVRTLVVAEEWLHLGVGREIVAELEAVARRLGLTRLFCLTFEVDFFTRRGFSPIGEHVVDPDVYSQLLRSPDEGIAEFLDLAHVKPNTLGNTRMLKHL from the coding sequence ATGAGCACATTCACGATCCGCCCGGCACGAGCTTCAGACGTACGCGCTATTCACGCGCTTTTGGAGCCGCACGTGCAGCGACGAATTCTGCTCGGAAAAGATCTCGTCGTGCTGTACGAATCGGTGCAGCAGTTCTTGATCGCGGAGTCCGATGAGGGGCGGCTCATTGGGTTCGGCGCTCTGCACGTCATGTGGGAAGACCTTGGTGAAGTGCGAACCCTTGTGGTTGCCGAGGAGTGGCTGCACCTCGGGGTGGGGCGCGAGATCGTTGCGGAGCTTGAAGCTGTTGCTCGCCGACTCGGATTGACTCGTCTGTTCTGTCTCACGTTCGAAGTCGACTTCTTCACGCGGCGTGGTTTTTCGCCCATCGGTGAGCACGTCGTCGATCCCGATGTGTACTCGCAGCTTCTTCGCAGCCCCGACGAGGGAATCGCTGAATTCCTCGATCTCGCCCACGTGAAGCCGAACACGCTCGGCAACACGCGCATGCTGAAGCATCTCTGA
- a CDS encoding ATP-dependent Clp protease ATP-binding subunit, whose product MFERFTDRARRVVVLAQEEAKMLNHNYIGTEHILLGLIHEGEGVAAKALESLGISLDAVREQVQDIIGQGQQQPTGHIPFTPRAKKVLELSLREALQLGHNYIGTEHILLGLIREGEGVAAQVLVKLGADLNKVRQQVIQLLSGYQGKEPAAVSGAASESGQAAQGGSAVLDQFGRNLTQAARDNKLDPVIGREKEIERVMQILSRRSKNNPVLIGEPGVGKTAVVEGLAQAIVKGDVPETLKDKQVYSLDLGSLIAGSRYRGDFEERLKKVTKEIRTRGDIIVFIDEIHTLVGAGAAEGAIDAASILKPLLARGELQTIGATTLDEYRKHFEKDAALERRFQPIQVAEPSLPHAINILKGLRDRYEAHHKVQITDGAIVAAANLADRYVSDRFLPDKAIDLIDEAGARLRLSILSSPPELREFDEKIAKVREQKEVASEEQDFEKAASLRDEEKSLLAERLRLEKQWRSGDVASHAVVDEGLIAEVLAQATGIPVFKLTEEETSRLVFMEKALHQRVIGQEQAIAALSRTIRRQRAGLKDPKRPSGSFIFAGPTGVGKTELAKALAEFLFDDEGALISLDMSEYGEKHTVSRLFGAPPGFVGFEEGGQLTEKVRRKPFSVVLFDEIEKAHPDIFNSLLQILEEGRLTDGQGRVVDFKNTVIIMTTNLGSSAIAGGPVGFQVEGNAQTSYERMKGKVDEELKRHFKPEFLNRVDDVIVFPQLSKTELVQIVDLFTKRLSERLLDRDMTIELSQPAKERLIEVGFDPTLGARPLRRAMQREIEDNLSEQILHGELNPGDHVKVTFEDGKFAFVSAPRADKVAVGVATGGEITATPDIVAQGE is encoded by the coding sequence ATGTTCGAAAGATTTACCGACCGTGCCCGTCGAGTGGTGGTGCTCGCCCAAGAAGAGGCGAAGATGCTCAACCACAACTACATCGGCACCGAGCACATTCTGCTGGGTCTGATCCACGAGGGCGAAGGTGTCGCCGCCAAGGCTCTCGAGTCGCTCGGGATTTCGCTTGATGCCGTGCGCGAGCAAGTGCAAGACATTATCGGTCAGGGTCAGCAACAGCCGACCGGCCACATCCCCTTTACGCCGCGTGCGAAGAAGGTTCTCGAGTTGTCACTGCGCGAAGCACTACAGCTCGGACACAACTACATCGGCACCGAGCACATCCTGCTTGGTCTCATCCGTGAGGGTGAGGGCGTCGCCGCGCAGGTTCTCGTGAAGCTCGGAGCCGACCTCAACAAGGTGCGCCAGCAAGTCATCCAATTGCTGAGCGGGTATCAGGGCAAAGAACCTGCCGCCGTCTCTGGCGCCGCAAGCGAGAGCGGCCAGGCCGCTCAGGGCGGCTCTGCCGTGCTCGACCAGTTCGGGCGCAACCTCACGCAGGCCGCGCGCGACAACAAGCTCGACCCGGTCATCGGGCGCGAGAAAGAGATCGAGCGCGTCATGCAGATTCTGTCGCGCCGCTCCAAGAACAACCCCGTGCTGATCGGTGAGCCCGGCGTCGGTAAGACAGCCGTCGTTGAGGGCCTCGCCCAGGCGATCGTCAAGGGCGATGTTCCCGAGACGCTGAAAGACAAGCAGGTCTACTCGCTTGACCTCGGCTCGCTCATTGCCGGGTCCCGCTACCGCGGTGACTTTGAAGAGCGCCTCAAGAAGGTCACGAAAGAGATCCGCACGCGCGGTGACATCATCGTCTTCATCGACGAGATCCACACGCTTGTTGGTGCCGGTGCCGCTGAGGGTGCAATAGATGCTGCGTCGATCCTCAAGCCGCTGCTTGCCCGCGGTGAGCTGCAGACGATCGGTGCGACGACGCTCGACGAGTACCGCAAGCACTTCGAGAAGGATGCCGCGCTCGAGCGCCGCTTCCAGCCGATCCAGGTGGCTGAGCCCAGCTTGCCCCACGCGATCAACATCTTGAAGGGTCTGCGCGACCGCTACGAAGCGCACCACAAGGTACAGATCACTGATGGCGCCATCGTTGCGGCAGCGAACCTCGCCGACCGTTACGTGAGCGACCGCTTCCTTCCTGACAAGGCCATCGACCTGATCGATGAGGCCGGAGCTCGCCTTCGCCTGTCGATCCTGTCGAGCCCGCCGGAGCTGCGCGAATTCGACGAGAAAATCGCCAAGGTCCGCGAGCAGAAAGAAGTTGCTTCCGAAGAGCAGGACTTCGAAAAGGCCGCGTCATTGCGCGACGAAGAGAAGTCGCTTCTTGCTGAGCGCCTTCGCCTCGAGAAGCAGTGGCGCAGCGGCGACGTGGCATCCCACGCAGTCGTTGACGAGGGCCTGATTGCTGAAGTGCTCGCGCAGGCCACCGGCATCCCGGTGTTCAAACTCACTGAAGAGGAGACCAGCCGTCTCGTCTTCATGGAGAAGGCGTTGCACCAGCGGGTTATCGGCCAGGAGCAGGCGATTGCCGCGCTCTCGCGCACGATTCGCCGTCAGCGTGCGGGGCTGAAAGACCCCAAGCGTCCCTCGGGATCGTTCATCTTCGCTGGCCCCACCGGTGTCGGAAAGACCGAGCTTGCGAAGGCTCTTGCCGAATTCCTCTTCGACGACGAGGGTGCGCTGATTTCCCTCGACATGAGCGAGTACGGCGAGAAGCACACGGTCTCGCGTCTGTTCGGTGCCCCTCCCGGCTTCGTCGGCTTCGAAGAGGGCGGACAGCTCACCGAAAAGGTGCGCCGCAAGCCCTTCTCGGTCGTACTTTTCGATGAGATCGAAAAGGCACACCCCGACATCTTCAACTCGCTGTTGCAGATTCTCGAAGAGGGTCGCCTGACCGATGGCCAGGGTCGCGTCGTCGACTTCAAGAACACCGTGATCATCATGACGACGAACCTCGGTTCGTCGGCGATCGCCGGTGGACCCGTCGGATTCCAGGTCGAGGGCAACGCCCAGACCAGCTACGAGCGGATGAAGGGCAAGGTCGACGAAGAACTCAAGCGCCACTTCAAGCCCGAGTTCCTCAACCGTGTCGACGACGTCATCGTGTTCCCGCAGCTGTCGAAGACCGAGCTCGTGCAGATCGTTGACCTTTTCACCAAGCGACTGAGCGAGCGTCTGCTCGACCGCGACATGACCATCGAGCTTTCGCAGCCCGCGAAGGAGCGCCTCATCGAGGTTGGGTTCGACCCGACACTCGGTGCGCGTCCGCTTCGTCGTGCCATGCAGCGCGAGATCGAGGACAACCTCAGCGAGCAGATTCTCCACGGCGAGCTGAACCCCGGCGACCACGTCAAGGTGACCTTCGAAGACGGCAAGTTCGCCTTCGTCAGCGCACCTCGCGCCGACAAGGTTGCCGTGGGAGTTGCAACCGGCGGCGAAATCACGGCAACACCCGACATCGTCGCTCAGGGCGAATAG
- the cls gene encoding cardiolipin synthase has product MQIEFDGAWWLVLIFVTDIIVRILAVIIVPRNRRPTAAMAWLLAIYFIPFVGVLLFLVIGTPKLPRKRRLKQEAINDYIRSTSAGLQLGTLRPDAPDWFTSLVRLNSNLGALPLSGDNEATLISDYQTSLDTMADAVRQAENYVHVEFYILQSDVATNNLFQALEEAAARGVVVRVLLDHWANRGKPYYRQTLARLDTMGAHWRLLLPVQPLKGKYQRPDLRNHRKLLVIDGNVAFMGSQNATDSTYNLKKNIKRGLHWVDLMARVEGPVVNSINAVFLSDWYSETDEILSDEINLFEVSNLPGDLDCQIVPSGPGFEFQNNLKLFLSMLYAADHKIIMVSPYFVPEESLLLAITAACQRGVHVELFVSEEGDQAMVYHAQRSYYEALLRAGVEIWMYRKPFILHSKSLTIDEEVAVIGSSNMDMRSFGLNLEISMLVRGTEFVADMRRVEDKYRSLSRRLTLEEWNKQPLRSTVLDNLARLTSALQ; this is encoded by the coding sequence ATCCAGATCGAGTTCGACGGGGCGTGGTGGCTCGTCCTCATCTTCGTCACAGATATTATTGTGCGAATTTTGGCGGTCATCATCGTGCCGCGAAATCGTCGACCCACCGCTGCGATGGCGTGGTTGTTGGCGATCTACTTCATCCCTTTTGTGGGTGTGCTGCTCTTTTTGGTGATCGGAACCCCGAAGCTGCCGCGTAAGCGACGCCTGAAGCAAGAAGCGATCAACGACTACATTCGATCAACGAGCGCGGGGCTCCAGCTGGGCACCCTGCGCCCCGATGCCCCGGACTGGTTCACGTCGCTGGTGCGCCTCAATAGCAACCTCGGTGCGCTCCCGCTTTCGGGAGACAACGAAGCGACCCTGATCTCTGACTACCAGACGAGTCTCGACACGATGGCTGATGCTGTGCGGCAGGCCGAGAACTACGTTCACGTCGAGTTCTACATCTTGCAGTCGGATGTCGCGACCAACAACCTGTTCCAGGCGCTCGAAGAAGCTGCGGCGCGCGGTGTCGTCGTGCGGGTCCTGCTCGATCACTGGGCGAACCGCGGTAAGCCCTACTACCGCCAGACTCTTGCCCGACTCGACACGATGGGCGCTCACTGGCGATTGCTGTTGCCCGTTCAGCCGCTCAAGGGCAAGTACCAGCGCCCCGACCTTCGAAACCACCGGAAGCTCCTCGTGATCGACGGCAATGTCGCGTTCATGGGGTCGCAAAACGCCACTGATTCGACGTACAACCTCAAAAAGAACATCAAGCGCGGCCTGCACTGGGTGGACCTGATGGCGCGGGTCGAGGGTCCTGTTGTCAACAGCATCAACGCTGTGTTCCTCTCGGACTGGTACAGCGAAACCGATGAGATTCTCAGTGATGAGATCAACCTGTTCGAGGTCTCGAACCTGCCGGGCGATCTCGATTGCCAGATTGTGCCGTCGGGCCCCGGGTTCGAATTCCAGAACAACCTCAAGCTGTTCCTGTCGATGCTGTATGCGGCCGACCACAAGATCATCATGGTGAGCCCCTACTTCGTGCCGGAGGAGTCACTGCTGCTCGCCATCACCGCCGCGTGCCAGCGGGGTGTGCACGTCGAGCTTTTCGTCTCAGAAGAGGGCGACCAGGCGATGGTCTACCACGCACAGCGCAGCTACTACGAAGCCCTGCTTCGCGCCGGCGTCGAGATCTGGATGTACCGTAAGCCCTTCATCTTGCATTCGAAGAGCCTCACGATCGATGAAGAGGTCGCCGTCATCGGCTCGAGCAACATGGATATGCGGTCGTTCGGTCTCAACCTCGAGATCTCGATGCTGGTGCGTGGCACCGAATTCGTGGCAGATATGCGGCGCGTTGAAGACAAATACCGCAGCTTGAGCCGACGACTCACTTTGGAAGAGTGGAACAAACAACCGCTGCGTTCCACCGTGCTCGATAACCTCGCACGATTGACCTCGGCCCTTCAGTAG
- a CDS encoding DUF4192 family protein: MTTIIPARSAAEFLALVPRMLAFTPTRSVVFVPFDGTRSCGAMRIDLPSPALDDDIDSVAATYLGMICRISAADSFTAVIYTDEAIDPKQARLPQHKLIMAILQRADSCGLTVHDALCVAADAWGSYLDARRPRERRSLAEIASSTTTVAPAPAAGDQTTGAALPEVSQAEREQVEREYVELNAAAATVCGFTPHARESIRINPAALTAVGALDDIPLLFEQALKWDAAHLAPFQTASLLWCLSRPSLRDIGLAGWCLGLSRGDAAAEGQLRWEGGEEYPEDIAQFVWGDGPKPDSERLERALVLTRRVAAAARTSRQPGPLAICAWLSWALGRSTHAGIYASRACEIDPHHGFAKIMISMVAASHLPQWAFAHED; this comes from the coding sequence ATGACGACGATCATCCCCGCCCGCTCCGCTGCGGAATTTCTCGCTCTCGTTCCGCGCATGCTCGCTTTCACCCCCACCCGAAGCGTCGTGTTCGTGCCTTTCGACGGCACGCGCAGTTGCGGCGCAATGCGGATCGACTTGCCTTCACCAGCACTCGACGACGACATCGACAGCGTCGCAGCCACCTACCTCGGCATGATCTGCCGTATCTCTGCGGCTGATTCGTTCACGGCAGTGATCTACACCGACGAAGCGATCGATCCAAAGCAAGCGCGCCTGCCCCAGCACAAACTCATCATGGCGATTCTCCAGCGGGCTGACAGTTGCGGCCTCACTGTGCACGACGCACTGTGCGTTGCGGCAGACGCGTGGGGCTCCTACCTCGACGCGCGACGCCCACGCGAAAGGCGCTCACTGGCCGAGATTGCCAGCAGCACTACAACGGTCGCCCCGGCTCCCGCCGCGGGCGATCAGACCACCGGCGCCGCGCTCCCGGAGGTGAGTCAAGCAGAACGTGAACAGGTCGAGCGAGAGTACGTCGAACTCAACGCTGCGGCCGCCACCGTCTGCGGCTTCACGCCACACGCGAGAGAGAGCATCCGCATCAATCCTGCTGCGCTGACAGCGGTCGGCGCGCTCGACGACATTCCGCTCCTATTCGAACAGGCACTCAAGTGGGATGCCGCGCACCTCGCGCCGTTTCAGACGGCAAGCCTGTTGTGGTGCCTCTCGCGCCCTTCGCTTCGCGACATCGGCCTCGCCGGGTGGTGTCTCGGGCTCAGCCGAGGAGACGCCGCTGCCGAAGGTCAGCTTCGCTGGGAGGGCGGAGAGGAGTACCCCGAAGACATCGCACAGTTCGTCTGGGGCGACGGCCCGAAACCCGACAGCGAGAGGCTCGAAAGAGCGCTCGTCCTCACGCGCCGCGTCGCGGCTGCCGCACGAACATCACGACAGCCCGGCCCACTCGCTATCTGCGCCTGGCTATCGTGGGCTCTCGGCCGATCGACCCACGCCGGTATCTACGCGAGCAGGGCGTGCGAGATCGACCCGCACCACGGATTCGCGAAAATCATGATTTCGATGGTCGCGGCGTCCCATCTACCGCAGTGGGCTTTCGCCCACGAGGACTGA
- the lysS gene encoding lysine--tRNA ligase: MTNTPVNAAAETLEEDIFEQKAVRLAKRERLIAERTDAAGGAYPVAVAVTTTIAAVRERFDGLEAGAETGEQVGVAGRIVFSRNTGKLCFATLQAGDGSRIQAMVSLASVGEESLQAWKEIVDLGDHVFVHGEVISSRRGELSVMVANWQIASKAILPLPNIYSELSEESRVRSRYLDLIVREQARETVVARAKVNRSLRQTFIEHDFLEVETPMLQVQHGGASARPFVTHSNAFDTELYLRIAPELFLKRAVVGGIDRVFEINRNFRNEGADSTHSPEFAMLEAYQSYSDYNGIADLTQELIQNAAIAVSGSTSVTWADGTVYDLGGQWDRISMYDSLSTASGRKITPETTVEELVALADEAGVEAPPHATHGKWVEELWEHFVKVNLVSPTFVMDFPVDTSPLVREHRTLPGVVEKWDLYVRGFELATGYSELVDPVIQRERFVEQATLAARGDDEAMRIDEEFLRALEHGMPPTGGMGMGIDRLLMAITGLGIRETILFPLVK, from the coding sequence ATGACGAATACACCCGTGAACGCCGCCGCCGAAACGCTCGAAGAAGACATCTTCGAGCAGAAAGCGGTGCGGCTGGCCAAGCGCGAGCGTTTGATCGCCGAACGAACGGATGCCGCAGGCGGCGCTTATCCGGTGGCCGTTGCGGTCACGACCACGATCGCTGCGGTGCGCGAGCGTTTCGATGGGCTCGAAGCCGGTGCCGAAACCGGCGAGCAGGTCGGTGTCGCAGGACGCATCGTGTTCAGTCGCAACACCGGCAAGCTTTGCTTCGCAACGCTGCAAGCGGGCGATGGCAGCCGTATTCAGGCGATGGTTTCGCTCGCGAGCGTGGGCGAAGAGTCGCTGCAGGCGTGGAAAGAAATCGTCGATCTCGGCGATCACGTGTTCGTGCACGGTGAAGTCATCTCAAGTCGACGTGGCGAACTTTCTGTCATGGTCGCCAACTGGCAGATCGCCTCGAAGGCGATCTTGCCGCTTCCCAACATCTACAGCGAGTTGAGTGAAGAGAGCCGGGTCCGCAGTCGCTACCTCGACCTCATCGTGCGCGAGCAGGCACGCGAGACCGTGGTTGCCCGAGCCAAGGTCAATCGGAGCCTTCGTCAGACGTTTATTGAGCACGATTTTCTCGAAGTCGAGACCCCGATGTTGCAGGTGCAGCACGGTGGCGCTTCGGCTCGACCGTTCGTCACGCACTCGAACGCGTTCGACACCGAACTGTACTTGCGCATCGCGCCCGAGCTCTTTCTCAAGCGCGCCGTCGTCGGCGGCATCGACCGCGTCTTCGAGATCAACCGCAACTTCCGCAACGAAGGCGCTGACTCGACGCACAGCCCAGAGTTCGCAATGCTCGAGGCATACCAGTCTTACAGCGACTACAACGGCATCGCCGACCTCACTCAAGAGCTGATTCAGAACGCCGCGATCGCTGTTTCGGGATCAACATCGGTCACCTGGGCCGACGGAACCGTTTACGACCTCGGCGGTCAGTGGGATCGCATTTCGATGTACGACTCGCTCAGCACGGCGAGCGGCCGAAAGATCACTCCCGAGACCACCGTGGAAGAGCTCGTCGCGCTGGCTGATGAAGCGGGCGTCGAAGCACCCCCTCACGCCACGCATGGCAAGTGGGTGGAAGAGTTGTGGGAGCACTTCGTCAAGGTGAACCTTGTGAGCCCCACGTTCGTGATGGACTTTCCCGTCGACACGAGCCCGCTCGTGCGGGAGCACCGCACTCTTCCCGGCGTTGTCGAAAAATGGGATCTCTACGTGCGCGGCTTTGAGCTCGCCACCGGCTATTCCGAGCTTGTCGACCCGGTCATTCAGCGCGAGCGATTCGTCGAGCAGGCAACGCTTGCCGCGCGCGGTGACGATGAAGCGATGCGTATCGACGAAGAGTTCTTGCGTGCTCTCGAGCACGGCATGCCCCCGACCGGCGGCATGGGCATGGGCATCGACCGTCTACTCATGGCCATCACGGGTCTCGGTATTCGCGAAACGATCCTCTTTCCGCTCGTCAAGTAA
- a CDS encoding DUF2520 domain-containing protein, which produces MNRDGRLGVGIIGAGKVGPVIGAALAGAGHALTGVTAGSNTDRVEAILPGVPVLDAQEVARRSQLVVIAVPHDEIAGLVAGLAEVGAWQIGQLILHVDPAYGIEVLRPAAAAGAIPLAVHPAITFTGTSSIDLRQLSASYAAVTAPPAVLPIAQALAVELGCEPVVVAEQDRPAYAEAITTATAFSRSIVQQSTGILTDLGFDNPGGYLSALVRSTVDHALTEASPLL; this is translated from the coding sequence GTGAATCGTGATGGTCGACTCGGTGTCGGCATTATCGGCGCCGGAAAGGTTGGGCCGGTGATCGGCGCAGCCCTGGCCGGAGCCGGTCACGCGCTCACCGGTGTGACTGCCGGGTCGAACACCGACCGCGTCGAGGCGATACTGCCGGGCGTTCCGGTGCTCGACGCGCAAGAGGTCGCACGCCGCAGTCAGCTCGTCGTCATCGCTGTTCCGCACGATGAAATTGCCGGTCTCGTGGCGGGCCTCGCCGAGGTCGGTGCGTGGCAAATCGGCCAGCTCATTCTGCACGTCGATCCGGCATATGGCATCGAGGTATTGCGTCCCGCGGCGGCTGCGGGCGCCATCCCGCTCGCCGTGCACCCCGCAATCACCTTCACCGGCACGAGCAGCATCGACCTTCGGCAGCTGTCGGCCTCGTATGCGGCGGTAACCGCACCGCCCGCAGTGTTGCCGATCGCGCAGGCGCTCGCCGTCGAACTCGGGTGCGAGCCCGTGGTTGTTGCAGAACAAGACCGCCCGGCCTACGCCGAGGCGATCACGACCGCGACGGCCTTTTCGCGTTCGATCGTGCAGCAGTCCACCGGCATCCTGACTGATCTCGGATTCGACAACCCGGGCGGGTACCTCTCGGCGCTCGTGCGTTCGACCGTCGATCACGCGCTCACCGAAGCGTCGCCTTTGCTCTAG